The following are from one region of the Sorghum bicolor cultivar BTx623 chromosome 2, Sorghum_bicolor_NCBIv3, whole genome shotgun sequence genome:
- the LOC8065475 gene encoding phosphatidate cytidylyltransferase 1 — MQRDTGAGDRTPGTPSPTHGGRLRHRKRSNEVPSDVNTANGANLLLNDQNKYKSMLVRTYSSLWMMAGVVFLIYMGHLYIWAMVVVVQIFMAKELFNLLRKANEDRQLPGFRMLNWHFFFTAMLFTYGRFLSRQLVNTVTSDKLLYKLVSRLIKYQMFICYFLYIAGFVWFIITLKKKAYKYQFSQYAWTHMILLMVFAQSSFTVANIFDGIFWFLFPASLIAINDVAAYFFGFFFGKTPLIKLSPKKTWEGFIGASVTTLLSAFVLANFMGHFQWLTCPRKDLSTGWLHCDPGPMFTPESYDLPGWIPQWFPWREIAVMPVQWHALALGLFASIIAPFGGFFASGFKRAFKFKDFGDSIPGHGGFTDRMDCQMVMAVFAYIYYQSFVMVQDLSVETILEQILRNLTFEEQHELYEQLGKLLVRAN; from the exons ATGCAGAGGGACACCGGCGCCGGCGACCGGACGCCGGGCACCCCGAGCCCGACGCACGGTGGCCGCCTCAGGCACCGGAAGCGCTCCAACGAG GTGCCCAGCGATGTGAACACGGCTAATGGCGCCAACCTGCTCTTGAACGATCAGAACAAGTACAAGTCGATGCTAGTTCGTACCTACTCCTCACTGTGGATGATGGCTGGTGTCGTGTTCTTGATATATATGGGGCATCTCTACATCTGGGCCATGGTGGTGGTCGTCCAAATCTTCATGGCCAAGGAGCTCTTCAACCTTCTCCGGAAGGCCAATGAGGACCGGCAGCTCCCAGGGTTCAGGATGCTCAACTG GCATTTTTTCTTTACCGCAATGCTGTTTACCTATGGCCGCTTCCTTAGCCGCCAGCTTGTTAACACGGTAACCTCAGATAAGTTGTTGTACAAGCTGGTGAGCAGGCTCATCAAGTACCAGATGTTTATTTGCTACTTTCTCTACATAGCAG GTTTTGTTTGGTTTATTATCACACTAAAGAAAAAGGCATACAAGTACCAGTTCAGTCAATATGCATGGACTCACATGATCCTTCTCATGGTATTTGCCCAGTCATCTTTCACTGTGGCAAACATTTTTGATGGAATATTCTG GTTCCTCTTCCCAGCTTCGTTAATTGCTATCAATGATGTTGCTGCATATTTCTTTGGATTCTTCTTTGGGAAAACACCGCTGATCAAGCTCTCTCCCAAGAAAACATGGGAAGGATTTATAGGTGCATCAGTGACAACATTGCTTTCTGCATTTGTG CTTGCTAATTTCATGGGTCATTTCCAGTGGTTGACATGCCCAAGAAAG GATTTATCAACTGGATGGCTTCATTGTGACCCAGGTCCTATGTTTACACCAGAAAGTTACGATctaccaggatggataccaCAATGG TTTCCATGGAGAGAAATTGCAGTTATGCCCGTTCAGTGGCATGCCTTAGCTCTTGGCTTGTTTGCTTCAATAATAGCACCCTTTGGTGGCTTTTTTGCAAGTGGCTTCAAGAGGGCATTCAAATTTAAG GATTTTGGGGACAGCATACCTGGTCATGGTGGATTTACAGATAGGATGGACTGCCAA ATGGTCATGGCTGTCTTCGCATACATCTATTACCAATCATTTGTGATGGTACAGGACTTATCTGTTGAGACAATCCTAGAGCAG ATACTACGGAATCTGACCTTTGAGGAGCAGCATGAGCTGTATGAACAGCTAGGCAAGTTACTTGTGAGAGCGAACTGA